From the genome of Methanoregula boonei 6A8:
TGTCAAACGTAACCTGCGCACCGTCCACATTGCAGTTAACCTTGTACCAGCCCTGTCCGCCGCCAATAGGTGCCGCCGTCGTTGTCGGGACAGCGGCGTTTAAGGTCGCATAGAGGTCAACGGTCTCCCCTTTTGAGGGATAACCTGTGATCTGCCCGGTATAAGTGGTATACCCGCTTTCGCTCACTGAATAGGTGGTATAGGGTGTACCGGTCGCGTAGACCGGGACCGTGAGCGAGCCACCGCTTATGACGCCCATGTACTGGCCGTTAAAATACACGGAAGCACCGTTGACATTGCAGTACACCTGGTACCAGCCCTGGGCCCCGCCAATGACGGAGGCAGTCGTGGTCGGGACAACCGCAGTTAAGGTCGCATAAAGATTTACCGTTCCCCCTTTCGAAGGATACGCGGTGATCTGGCCGGTATAGGTCGTATACCCGCTTGCGCTCACCGAGAAGGTCTGGTAAGGTGTGCCGGTCGAATAGACCGGGACGGTCAGCGAACCGCCGGTTATGGTGCCCATGTACTGGTTGTCGAAATACACTGTCGCACCATCAACATTGCAGTTTACCTGGTACCAGCCTTCGGCACCGCCAATCGTGTTATCGGCCAGGGCGGCCGGGACAAGCATCGCCAGGATAACAGCGCAGAGAATCAGAATTTTTACCTTATTTGTCGTCATGGAAGGTTCCTCCCTAGCAACTATTCTTTTCCTTTTAGTATGAAAAAGGATCTATACTTTTTCTCCAAAAAATCCAATGCGGATCACCTAGAGGGCACCTCTCCCTTTACGCAATGCGGGGAATGCGAGGGGAAGTTATCGCAGGATCTCCCCATCCCGATACCGCTCGGGGATGTAGCTGAATTCTTTGAGAAGTAAGGGCTCGAACACCCCCGGCTGCGGGCCCCGGTTCCGCAGCGCCGGTTTAAAGAGCAGTGGCGGACTATACATCTCCTTGTGAAATCAGTATTCCTCCTCGGGAAATCTGCCATTGCAGTGATCCTCATTTGTGCATTCCTGCTCACTATGGGCTGCAGCCAGGTACCTTCCGCCCCGGCGGAAGGTACCATGACGGCGGCAAGTACTCCGACACCGGCGCCCGTAACCGGCGGCAGAGTGATCGCCGCGTACTTCTACATCTTTGATGATGCATCCACAGCGGCACTTGCCTCACCGGACCAGATCCCGTGGAAGAAAGTCAACCGGATTTACATCGCATTTGCAACGCTCAAAGATGGTATGCTGACTGACCTGCCTGCCGGCAGTACCGCGGATGATCTGGCACAGAGAGAGACAACTGCACAGAAAATCCACACCATCGTGGCACTCTGCCATGAAAACAACCCTGATGCAGAGATCTTCATCACCTCCAATTTCGACGAGAAGGAACTGGACCCCCAGTACCTGCTGGCCGCACAGGATCCACAGAAATTTGCCGACAGTGTCCTTGCCTACCTCAAAGAGTACGATCTCGACGGTTACGATATGGATTGGGAGAGCCACCAGATCGATGATTACGCCCCGCAGCTCACCACGCTCCTTTCCACCTGCCATGCCACGTTCGCTGCGGCAGGGAACAATCCACACGGCCATCCGTATACTCTTACGTACACGGTCTGGCCGGGAGTCGAATCGGCCCAGACCGTTGCCTCCACCCAGGACAGCGTAGACCAGATCAACCTTATGACGTACGGCCCGGGCGAGGGGTATGATCTTGCGTCCTATGCAGACTCCTATGCGGCAGCCGGGGTTCCGTATGGGAAGATGATCGGGGGCATGGAAAGCGAAGCCGGGTATTCCGAGAACGGCGGACCGGATACGCAGGAGTCGGTTGCCGCCAAGTGCGCCTATGTCAAAGAGCACAACCTTGCCGGCCTCTTTGAGTGGCGGATGGACAACGACATGCGGCCCGACAACGGGGCTCCCACGTACCAGGTGACAGGCTGGATGTCGGACTGCCTGTCACAATAACCTCTCTTTTCTTCTTGTGCACCGGGACCTGCTGCGACCAAAGAATTATATGATCAATCGAACAAATTAGAAAAGTATGAAAAATATGAAAAGAAAACAGCAGGAGAATCTGGTCGACGAGATGGTGGCTCCAAGGAAGGAGAAGACAAAGCACCTCTTCGGCAGCGTGAAGGTAGGAGAGCGGGGGCAGGTCGTGATCCCCAAAGAGGCCCGCGAAATCTTCGGAATCGTGCCCGGGGACATCCTTCTTGTGCTTGGCGATGTGGAGCGGGGTATAGCCCTTGTGAAGGCCGATACCCTGCAGGAGTTTGCACGCAAGATCCTGGAGACATCCAGCCATCCTTCCGACGAATGATCCGTGAGGTGACCTTAATGAAGATCGTTGTCCTCAACGGCAGCCCCAAAGGCGATATCAGCGTCACGATGCAGTACGTGGCGTACCTCAAAAAGAAATTCCCGGAGCACTCCTTTGAAACGGTAAATGTGGCGCACGAAATAGAGAAGATTGAGAAAGACTCCGTGTGTTTTGCAGCCATTCTTGACAGGATCCGGTCCGCAGATCTCGTCCTCTGGGCATTCCCGCTCTACTACCTGCTTGTCTGCGCTCAGTACAAGCGGTTTATCGAGCTCGTTTTCGAACGAGGGGCACAGGATGCCTTTGCCGGGAAATACGCTGCATCGCTCTCCACCTCGATCCATTATGCCGATATGATCGCCCACGACTACATCCACGCAGTAAGCGACGATCTCGGGATGAAGTACCTGGGTGCGTACTCCGCGGAAATGCATGACCTCCTTGATGCCGGCGAACGGGAGCGGCTGGTAACATTCGCAGCCCTTACCTTCGCGGGTGTGGAAAAGATGATCCCGGTCCAGCGCGAGACTTCCCCGCTCGTCCCGCCGTCCCTTGCTTATGTCCCGGGAAACGGGCAGGCAGCAGTCCAGCCCGGGAAAAAGAAGGTTGTCATCCTCACGGACGATGACGGCAGCTCCAACAACCTCACGGCAATGGTTGCACGGCTCACCGCAGCATTCTCGGCCAAGGCCGAGGTCATCAACCTCCACGATATCGATATCAAAGGCCCCTGCCTCGGGTGCTGCCGGTGCGCCTATGACAACACCTGTGTCTATACCGACGGGTACGTGGATTTCTACAGGGACCGGCTTGCCACTGCTGATATCCTCATCTTTGCCGGCGCGGTCCGCGACCGGTACCTCTCATCGAAGTGGAAACAGTTCTTTGACCGGAGTTTCTTCAAGGGTCACACCCCCGGCCTTGGCGGGAAACAGATCGGCTTTGCAATCGCCGGCTCCCTGAACCAGATCCCCTGCTTAAAAGAGGCACTTGTCATGTGGGCGGACAGCGGCAGGTGCACTGCCCGGTTCGTGACCGATGAGGCTGCCACCTCCGGGGAACTCGATGCGCTGCTCGATGCAATGGCCGGAAGGCTGGTACAGGGCGCAGAAGTGGGATATACCCCGCCACACCTTTTCTATGCAGTCGGCGGCCACAAGATCTTCCGGGATAATATTTACGGGGGTATGAGGTTTGTCTTCCAGGCAGATTACCGGTACTACCGCGAACATAAGATGTTCGATTTCCCACAGTCAGATCTTAAGACCCGGCTCACGAATGCGGTCATGATGCTCTTAACAAAGAGCAAAACGGTCCGGGAAAAAGTGTACGGCGATAGCAGGCACCATATGATTGCGCCGTTTGCACCAGTGCTCAGGGACGATTAATATGGGCTCTCCGGGAGCGGGCAGCAGGGTGGGAATCCTGTTCGGGTTTGTCCCCCTGATTGTCTATGGGATCCTTGCGGGGTCTTCCATCCAAAGTAAGATCCTGGCACTGAGTGCGTCAACGTTGGTAACGGTAGTGGTTGGCTTTGGGGATCTTAAAAAAGGCAGGATCCTGAGCTGGATAAGCCTTGTCCTGTTCGGAGGACTCCTGATCGCCACGGTCGGGTTTTCCCTGACCGGGATCCTCATCTGGAGCGGGGTCCTGATCTACGCGGTGCTTGCGGCCGTAGCGCTTGGCTCGATCCTGGCCGGCGTCCCGTTTACCCTGCAGTATGCCCGGGAGATGGTAGATCCGTCCCGCCACGAACACCCGGTCTTTCTCAAGGTCAACATCCTGATGACCGGGGTATGGAGCGGTATCTTTGGGGTCAACGCCCTGCTGGATTGCCTTGCTCTGGTTTTCCCGGGTCCAACAGGGCAGGCCGCCTCCCTGATTACCTATGGTACCCTTGCCGCCGGGATCGTGTTCACCTTTTGGTATCCGGCTCATATTCAGAAGAAATACGCCAGAACTTCGCCGGGCAGTCAATAAGCCGGCTTGCCGCCGGCTTTTTTTTAGTCGCAGGATCTGGTCAGGACTCCTCATCCGCCTTTACCACGTGGATATAGATATCCCCGAAGAACTCCTCCTGCCGCAGGGCGCACTGCCCGTCAAGGGCTAAAAAAAGCAGAGGGAGGTACACCTCGGGAATTCCCCACCCGAGGTCCCTGCAGAGCTCGGCAAGCGTGATCTCGGTTGCCGGGTCGGCGTTTGCCAGGCACTCCTCAATCACCTGACGGGCCGAGTCCTGGTAGCCTTCTTCATGGGCGATACTCACCACGTCATCGGCCTCGATAAGGTAGTCGTCATCTGCCGGGGGCATGCGACGGCGCCTCCGCTCCTCTTTTTCCAGGTTCTTGAGCTCGATGATCAGCTCAAAGAGGGTGACAGGGCTTTTCCGCAGGCTCTTTCGATCGAGCCGACGCTGGATCTCCCGTTCCAAACGCTCGATGGGACCAAACCGGCCTTCATCCTCGAAATCATCGCTTTCGCCAGCCTCGAAATCCTCGCCCTCGTCTCCTGTGCCATCTTCCTCGTCCGGGGCAATGTCCAGTTGTTCGGATTTCATCCGCAGGAGCGTTGCGGCGTAAAAGAGGGTGCGTCCCGAGATCTGGAGATTAAGCTGCCGGCATTTCTCCAGTTCAGAGAGGAACCGATCGGTAACCTCGATGATATCGATGTTCCATGGGTCGATCTCGCCCCGTTCGGCAAGCCCGACAAGGATCTCGACCGGGTCTTCGAGATTAGGGGGCTCCGTTGCTACCGGGACATCACCGGGAGCAGGAGTATCAACCGGCACCGGGGGTTCTGCAGGGGAGGGAGATAATGTGGGTTCCCCGGAAACGGTCACGGACCGCGCCCCTTCCGGAAAAACAGCCTCAGGCAACCGGCCCGTGCCCCCTGCATCAGGGGCCGGGTTTGGCCGCCGCGAGCTCTTCTTGTGCTCAGCCATTCACCTTTACCCCGGTAACGAGCGTGCTCTTGTCCGGCCGGATCGTAACGCCCATGATCCGCTGTGCTGCCTCGATCATGGGCTTACGCAGGGAGACAATGACAAACTGGGACGAGGGGGCAAGTTCCTGGATCATGGCCGCAATCCGTTCCACGTTCGCGCCGTCAAGCGACATATCCACCTCGTCAAAAGCGTAGAAGGGGGCCGGAATGTGGTGCTGGATGGAGAAGATAAACGCCAATGTGGTCAGCGACTTCTCCCCTCCCGAGAGGGACGAGAGGAGGTGAACTTTCTTGTCCCGGGGCTTGACCGCAAATGTGAGTCCACCGGTGAAGGGATCCTCTTCGTTCTCCAGCACCAGGTTCCCGCTCCCGCTTGTAAGACGGGCAAAGATCTCACGGAAGTTCGTGTCAATGGCTTTGAATGCGGTCATGAACGCCTCGAACTTCATCTGCTCGTACTTCTCGATCCGCTCGATTAAGGTCTCCCGCTCCTTGGAGAGGGTGTCCTTGCGCTCCGTTCTTTCCTGCACCTGCCGTTCTATCTTCTCGTACTCCTCGATGGCGAGCATGTTGACGGCGCCAATCTTATGGAGCGCAAGCTCGGCATCGGCAATCTTTCCCTCGATCTCGGTAAGGGTGAGATCGGTGCTTACTTCTCCCACAATGGCCTTGAGGGAGGCGATCTCATTTGCGAGCGCTGTTGCCCGCTCCTCAAGGGCTGATAGCTGGATAGTGAAGCGCTCCTTGTCGGAATCAAACTTGATCAGTTTTGTTTCCGAGGCATGGATGCTGTCGGAGATCCCGGCCCGTTTCTTGCGCAGCTCATCAAGTTCCCCGGAGAACTGCTTCTGTTTCTCTTCAAGCCCGACAATCACAGATTTGAGAGAGGTGATCTGGTCATTGGATGCAGCTACTTCCGCATCGATCTGTTTGTTGCGCTCGTCAAACCGTGCCCTTTCCTCGGTGAGTTCGCCGATACGGGCAGTGAAGTGCTGGCGTTCGCGGGAGGCGTCGTTCATGTCCGCCTCCTTGTTCCTGAGGCGCCGTTCCGCCTCTTCGATCTCCTTTTTCTTCTTCTCCATCTGGTCGGTAAGGGCAGGGATGTTGGTATCGTCAAGTTTCTTCTTTATGCCGTCAATTTTCGCCGTTATCGCATTGATCCCTTCAGTGACCTTGAAGAGATCTCCCTCAAGTACAGACAGTTCGGCAGCGCTGGTGCTGGTTTCTTCCCGCTGTCTGGCGACCGCCGCCTCTATTGTCTGCTTCTCGATCGTGATCGCCTCAAACCGCCGGGTATATTCCTCGGTGACCGCACCGGCCCGGGCCAAATCCTGGTCGATCCCGCCCCGGGTTGCCCGTTTGCCGTCTACCTCCTCGGTCATCCTCTTTATTGCCGCCTCAAGCGTTGTCGCCTCACCGGAAAGTTCGGCAAGGTGCGAGCGGATCCGGATGATCTCATCGTCAACGGCAGCACCAAAACCCCTGGCCGGCTTCTTTGCCGAACCGCCGGTCATCGCCCCGCTCTTCTCCAGCAGTTCCCCTTCAAGGGTGACCATCCGGTACTTACCGATCAGTTTCCTTGCCCGGTCAAGGGTATCAACCACCACGGTCGATCCGAGCGCAATGGCAAAGGCCTTGTCGTACACGGGATCGTAGTCGAGCAGGTTGACCGCATAGTCAATAATACCCGGCTCTTTTATAGGAGGCAGCTGCGGGGGTTTGAGCTTGTTTAAGGGGAGAAACGTAACCCGCCCGAGCCGCTCGTCTTTTAAGTACCGTATCGCATCGGTTGCAATCTGGTCAGTATCGCAGACAACGAACTGAATCTTGTTTCCTGCAGCAACGTTGAGGGCGGTCGCGTACTCCGGGGGAGCCCGACCCAGCTCCATGATGGTGCCGTGGACACCCTCAATGGCCTTTACCGCTTCAATCGCCTTCCCGCCAGACTCACCCCGGGCCTGCTGGGCAGCCTCCAGCCGGAATGCATCCTGCTCGGCATCCCGGATCTCGCCGCGGAGCCGTTCAAGGGACGAACGCTGGGCAAAAAGGGTACTCTCAATCTCGGAAAGATTCCGGTCAAGCTCTTTTTTCCGGCCAGTAAGATCGGCAACAGTCCTCTCATTCTCTGCAAGCTGCGCCTGCTTATCCGCATACTCCTCGTCAAGCTGCTTCTGGAGCACAGTCAGGCGTTCGAGTTCGCTCGTCCGCATCCGGCTCTTTTCGATAAGGATATCCTGCTGGCGGAGGATGGCGGAACGGTCCCCTTTCTTTGCCTCCGCCTCCTCCATCAGGGCAAAGAGCTGCTGCCGTGCCTCCTCCGTATCCGAGGAGTACTGGCGGATCTCGGTCTCGATCTTTTCGACCTGCGCTTTTGAGGTCGCCACTTCCATGGCGATATTGGTCCGGTCGATGGAGAGAGTCCGTATCTGGTCGGAAAGCTCGGCAACCCGGGCCTCGGCCCTTTTCGTATCCGCAAAGACCCGGTTGATCCCTTCGAGATTGGCCTCCTTATCCTTTTTGAGCCGGCCAATCGTTTGCTCCGCAAGCTTGATCCCGCTCTTGGCTTCTTCAAGATCCGCGATCAGTTTCAGGTAGTCTGGCCCGCTTTTCTGGTTGATAAGCTCGTCCACGTCTGCGAGATCAGCCTTAAGGTAGGCGAGCTCGTTCTCCTCAATGCTCCGGTCGGCCTCAAGCCGGGAAATCCTGATCTTCTGCTCTTCGGCAGAGGATAAGAGAGTTGCCCGCTCCTTCTCCTTGTCATGGATCTGGGCGGCAGACCGGCACCCCTGGAAAAAGGCAAGCTCTTTTTGCCACTTCTGGTACTCAAGGGCGTGCTCCCGCTCTTTTTTGAGCTCGTGTGCCCTTTTCGTGAGCTCGATGAGCAGGAGCTCCTCGCGCTCGATACGCTCTCTGACCACATCGAGCTCGGAGAGGGCCTGCTGTTTCTTGGTATCGAATTCGGAGACCCCGGCAATCTCGTCGATAATCTTCCGCCGCTCGAAGTCGCTCATCTCCATAATCCGGGTCACATCACCCTGCATCACGACATTGTACCCGTGCGGGATGATCCCGAACTTTGAGAGGTGGTCAACGATATCGCTCTGCTTGCAGAGCCGGTCGTTGAGGTAGTTGTAGCTATAGTAGCCGTTCCCGGTCCTTTTTATCCGGCGCCGGATCTTCGTCCCATCCGAGAAAGCAATGGCTACCTCGGCAATATTTTTCCCAGAATTGAGGTTGATCAGATCGGTGAGCTTCTCGGCGCGCAGGTTGCGGGAACTCGACAGGGCAAGCACAAAGAGGATAGAGTCTATGATATTGCTCTTACCCGAGCCGTTCGGACCGGATATGACGGTGAAACCCTCTAAAAAGGGAATTTTTGTCTTTTTTGAAAAAGACTTGAAATTATCTATCTCGAGCTCTGTGATGTGCAAAGATCCGGCTCCCGGTCGTCCTTACTTCTTTGCTGCATCCTTGTCTTCTTCGACAGCATAGATAAGGTCGCTCTGCTTGGGCTTGGCGGAAACCCCCTTCTTGTTCCGCCCGTATCCTGCAGAGGCGACAATATAGTTCTTGTCACCGCGCCGGGGCTCAAGTTTCATGGTACCGTCCGGCTGCATGATCATGTCCATTGCAGGTTCTGCCGGGGCTGCCGGCTCGGCATCCTGGCGAGCTCCCTTGCGGAAGACTACCGTGCTGCCGGCTGCCTGAGGCGCCCCTACGCCACCGGTGGGAGAGGCAGCCGGTGCACCCTGGACGATGGGCTGCACGCGTTTGAGTTCCTGGCGGCTGCGTTCCTCGGTCTGCTTGGACATCTTCATAGCGATGGACTTGAGGTCGAGGAGTTCCTGGGTAAGCCCCTTGACCAGTGCTTCCATCTCGTTGACCTTCTTTTCGAGCGCGGCAACGCGGTCCTCACCTGCACCGCTTCCTGAACTTTCCATCATTTTGATCATTTGCTCCTTTTCATCAAGTTCGAACTCAAGATACCTGATCTTTGCATCGGATTGCACCATGCGATACCTGTATATGTTCTGACATATACTGGTGCGGCGCACTCCTTATTAATAATAGTAGTGATCTGCTGATGAGAAAAAAAGGTTTGTGCTTCTTTTTCCCCCAAAAAGAGGGGCAGCCACCCAGATAACCGCCAGATCCGGGCCCGACGCGCCTTTTTGGGCCGGGAGATTCCTAGAGAAAAATCAGCGAAATACGACGGCACATCAAATATCACGCTCTTTCTCGCGCTCCACTCCTTAAGAAAAGGTATTACCTGATCCAAACAAATGTGTAACCATATGTCGTATCTGTCCCAAACCGATCCAGAAATAGCAGATATCATAGAAAAGGAGCGGCTCCGCCAGACAAACGGGCTGGAGCTGATCGCCTCCGAGAATATTGTCAGCTGTGCAGTGCTCGAGGCCATGGGCTCGATCATGACCAACAAGTACGCCGAAGGCTACCCGGGGAAGCGATACTACGGCGGCTGCGAATTCCACGATCAGGCCGAGAACCTTGCCCGCGACCGGTTGAAAAAACTCTTTGGCGCACAGCATGCAAATGTCCAGCCCCACTCGGGCACCCAGGCAAACATGGCGGTCTATTTTGCGTACATGAAACTGGGAGAGAAGATCTTAAGCATGAAACTCAATCAGGGCGGCCACCTTTCTCACGGCGCCCCGGTAAGTTTCACCGGAAAGTTTTACCAGGTTGCCCAGTACGGGGTAGACCCCAAGACCGAGACCCTTGATTACGGTGCGGTCGGCGAGATGGCAAAGAAGGAAAAGCCCCAGATCATCGTTTGTGGCGCCTCTGCTTATCCGAGAATCATTGACTTCAAGGCGTTCCAGGAGATTGCCGATGATGTCGGTGCTTACTGCATGGCAGATATCGCCCACATCGCAGGCCTTGTTGCAACAAAACAGCACCCGACATCAGTCGGTGTCGTGAACTTCACCACCACTACAACCCATAAGACTCTTCGCGGCCCCCGTGGCGGTGCCATCATGTGCAACGAGGAATACGCTCAGGCGATCGACAAGGCAGTCTTCCCGGGCATGCAGGGTGGCCCCCTGATGAACGTTATCAGTGCAAAGGCGGTCTGTTTCGAGGAGGCACTCAGGCCCTCGTTTACGGAATACAACAAGCAGATCGTGAAGAATGCTAAAGTGCTTGCCGAGACGCTGATAAACAGCGGCATCCGGCTTGTCTCTGGAGGTACCGACAACCACCTCATGCTCATTGACCTGACCAACCAGCACCTGACCGGTCTTGAGGCGGAGGTTGCACTAGGTAAGGCAGGCATCACGGTCAACAAGAATACGATCCCGAACGAGACCAAGAGCCCGTTTGTGACAAGCGGTCTTCGCGTCGGCACCCCGGCAGTCACTTCACGGGGGATGAAAGAGGCAGAGATGCGCCAGATTGGGCACTGGATTGCGTCAGTTGTCAAGGATATCAAGAACGAGACACTGATTGCACAGGTCAACCGGGAAGTCACTGCAATGGCGCAGAAGTTCCCGATCTACCCGACAGTATAATAACTCCTTTTCTCATTTTTACTATTTACAAAGGGGGATTTTGGCAATGGTCACCATCCTGGATGGAAAAGCGGTATCGGAAAAACGGCTCGAACTTCTCAAGGAAACGATCAGCGAATCCGGGCTGTACCCGCGGCTTGCCACCGTGATCGTAGGGAGCGACCCGGCTTCACAGATGTACGTGCGCATGAAGCACCGGGCATGCGAACGGGTGGGCATCGGCTCTGTGGGTATAGAGATCCCCGGTGATGCCACCACACAGAACGTACTCGAATCCGTTACACGCCTGAACCGGGATACGGACATCAATGGTATTCTCATCCAGCTCCCGCTCCCGAAAAGGGTTGACACGGAGCGGGTGATCGCCGCAGTAAACACGGAAAAGGATGTGGACGGATTCCATCCTACAAGCCTTGGGCTCCTCATGAGCGGGAGACCCCGCTTTGCCCCCTGCACCCCCAAGGGGATCATGAACCTTCTGGCAGAATACCACATCACCGTTGCCGGAGCACGAGCGGTCGTTGCCGGGCGGAGTATCGATGTCGGGAGACCCATGGCGGCACTTCTCACCAACGCTGATGCAACCGTGACCATCTGCCACAGCAGGACACGTGACCTTCCCGCAGAGCTCAGGCAGG
Proteins encoded in this window:
- a CDS encoding PEGA domain-containing protein; this translates as MTTNKVKILILCAVILAMLVPAALADNTIGGAEGWYQVNCNVDGATVYFDNQYMGTITGGSLTVPVYSTGTPYQTFSVSASGYTTYTGQITAYPSKGGTVNLYATLTAVVPTTTASVIGGAQGWYQVYCNVNGASVYFNGQYMGVISGGSLTVPVYATGTPYTTYSVSESGYTTYTGQITGYPSKGETVDLYATLNAAVPTTTAAPIGGGQGWYKVNCNVDGAQVTFDNQIMGTISQGSLTVPVYVTGTPYQTYSVSAPGYVTYTSTLTQFPTVGQTVALYATLNPQATTVPTTTYAPLTPGLAGAAILIAGLGFVFSRRKDN
- a CDS encoding glycosyl hydrolase family 18 protein, with the translated sequence MKSVFLLGKSAIAVILICAFLLTMGCSQVPSAPAEGTMTAASTPTPAPVTGGRVIAAYFYIFDDASTAALASPDQIPWKKVNRIYIAFATLKDGMLTDLPAGSTADDLAQRETTAQKIHTIVALCHENNPDAEIFITSNFDEKELDPQYLLAAQDPQKFADSVLAYLKEYDLDGYDMDWESHQIDDYAPQLTTLLSTCHATFAAAGNNPHGHPYTLTYTVWPGVESAQTVASTQDSVDQINLMTYGPGEGYDLASYADSYAAAGVPYGKMIGGMESEAGYSENGGPDTQESVAAKCAYVKEHNLAGLFEWRMDNDMRPDNGAPTYQVTGWMSDCLSQ
- a CDS encoding AbrB/MazE/SpoVT family DNA-binding domain-containing protein; this encodes MKNMKRKQQENLVDEMVAPRKEKTKHLFGSVKVGERGQVVIPKEAREIFGIVPGDILLVLGDVERGIALVKADTLQEFARKILETSSHPSDE
- a CDS encoding NAD(P)H-dependent oxidoreductase, with product MKIVVLNGSPKGDISVTMQYVAYLKKKFPEHSFETVNVAHEIEKIEKDSVCFAAILDRIRSADLVLWAFPLYYLLVCAQYKRFIELVFERGAQDAFAGKYAASLSTSIHYADMIAHDYIHAVSDDLGMKYLGAYSAEMHDLLDAGERERLVTFAALTFAGVEKMIPVQRETSPLVPPSLAYVPGNGQAAVQPGKKKVVILTDDDGSSNNLTAMVARLTAAFSAKAEVINLHDIDIKGPCLGCCRCAYDNTCVYTDGYVDFYRDRLATADILIFAGAVRDRYLSSKWKQFFDRSFFKGHTPGLGGKQIGFAIAGSLNQIPCLKEALVMWADSGRCTARFVTDEAATSGELDALLDAMAGRLVQGAEVGYTPPHLFYAVGGHKIFRDNIYGGMRFVFQADYRYYREHKMFDFPQSDLKTRLTNAVMMLLTKSKTVREKVYGDSRHHMIAPFAPVLRDD
- a CDS encoding DUF3159 domain-containing protein, yielding MGSPGAGSRVGILFGFVPLIVYGILAGSSIQSKILALSASTLVTVVVGFGDLKKGRILSWISLVLFGGLLIATVGFSLTGILIWSGVLIYAVLAAVALGSILAGVPFTLQYAREMVDPSRHEHPVFLKVNILMTGVWSGIFGVNALLDCLALVFPGPTGQAASLITYGTLAAGIVFTFWYPAHIQKKYARTSPGSQ
- a CDS encoding segregation/condensation protein A, which translates into the protein MAEHKKSSRRPNPAPDAGGTGRLPEAVFPEGARSVTVSGEPTLSPSPAEPPVPVDTPAPGDVPVATEPPNLEDPVEILVGLAERGEIDPWNIDIIEVTDRFLSELEKCRQLNLQISGRTLFYAATLLRMKSEQLDIAPDEEDGTGDEGEDFEAGESDDFEDEGRFGPIERLEREIQRRLDRKSLRKSPVTLFELIIELKNLEKEERRRRRMPPADDDYLIEADDVVSIAHEEGYQDSARQVIEECLANADPATEITLAELCRDLGWGIPEVYLPLLFLALDGQCALRQEEFFGDIYIHVVKADEES
- the smc gene encoding chromosome segregation protein SMC; protein product: MHITELEIDNFKSFSKKTKIPFLEGFTVISGPNGSGKSNIIDSILFVLALSSSRNLRAEKLTDLINLNSGKNIAEVAIAFSDGTKIRRRIKRTGNGYYSYNYLNDRLCKQSDIVDHLSKFGIIPHGYNVVMQGDVTRIMEMSDFERRKIIDEIAGVSEFDTKKQQALSELDVVRERIEREELLLIELTKRAHELKKEREHALEYQKWQKELAFFQGCRSAAQIHDKEKERATLLSSAEEQKIRISRLEADRSIEENELAYLKADLADVDELINQKSGPDYLKLIADLEEAKSGIKLAEQTIGRLKKDKEANLEGINRVFADTKRAEARVAELSDQIRTLSIDRTNIAMEVATSKAQVEKIETEIRQYSSDTEEARQQLFALMEEAEAKKGDRSAILRQQDILIEKSRMRTSELERLTVLQKQLDEEYADKQAQLAENERTVADLTGRKKELDRNLSEIESTLFAQRSSLERLRGEIRDAEQDAFRLEAAQQARGESGGKAIEAVKAIEGVHGTIMELGRAPPEYATALNVAAGNKIQFVVCDTDQIATDAIRYLKDERLGRVTFLPLNKLKPPQLPPIKEPGIIDYAVNLLDYDPVYDKAFAIALGSTVVVDTLDRARKLIGKYRMVTLEGELLEKSGAMTGGSAKKPARGFGAAVDDEIIRIRSHLAELSGEATTLEAAIKRMTEEVDGKRATRGGIDQDLARAGAVTEEYTRRFEAITIEKQTIEAAVARQREETSTSAAELSVLEGDLFKVTEGINAITAKIDGIKKKLDDTNIPALTDQMEKKKKEIEEAERRLRNKEADMNDASRERQHFTARIGELTEERARFDERNKQIDAEVAASNDQITSLKSVIVGLEEKQKQFSGELDELRKKRAGISDSIHASETKLIKFDSDKERFTIQLSALEERATALANEIASLKAIVGEVSTDLTLTEIEGKIADAELALHKIGAVNMLAIEEYEKIERQVQERTERKDTLSKERETLIERIEKYEQMKFEAFMTAFKAIDTNFREIFARLTSGSGNLVLENEEDPFTGGLTFAVKPRDKKVHLLSSLSGGEKSLTTLAFIFSIQHHIPAPFYAFDEVDMSLDGANVERIAAMIQELAPSSQFVIVSLRKPMIEAAQRIMGVTIRPDKSTLVTGVKVNG
- a CDS encoding tol-pal system YbgF family protein, with protein sequence MVQSDAKIRYLEFELDEKEQMIKMMESSGSGAGEDRVAALEKKVNEMEALVKGLTQELLDLKSIAMKMSKQTEERSRQELKRVQPIVQGAPAASPTGGVGAPQAAGSTVVFRKGARQDAEPAAPAEPAMDMIMQPDGTMKLEPRRGDKNYIVASAGYGRNKKGVSAKPKQSDLIYAVEEDKDAAKK
- the glyA gene encoding serine hydroxymethyltransferase → MSYLSQTDPEIADIIEKERLRQTNGLELIASENIVSCAVLEAMGSIMTNKYAEGYPGKRYYGGCEFHDQAENLARDRLKKLFGAQHANVQPHSGTQANMAVYFAYMKLGEKILSMKLNQGGHLSHGAPVSFTGKFYQVAQYGVDPKTETLDYGAVGEMAKKEKPQIIVCGASAYPRIIDFKAFQEIADDVGAYCMADIAHIAGLVATKQHPTSVGVVNFTTTTTHKTLRGPRGGAIMCNEEYAQAIDKAVFPGMQGGPLMNVISAKAVCFEEALRPSFTEYNKQIVKNAKVLAETLINSGIRLVSGGTDNHLMLIDLTNQHLTGLEAEVALGKAGITVNKNTIPNETKSPFVTSGLRVGTPAVTSRGMKEAEMRQIGHWIASVVKDIKNETLIAQVNREVTAMAQKFPIYPTV
- the folD gene encoding bifunctional methylenetetrahydrofolate dehydrogenase/methenyltetrahydrofolate cyclohydrolase FolD, giving the protein MVTILDGKAVSEKRLELLKETISESGLYPRLATVIVGSDPASQMYVRMKHRACERVGIGSVGIEIPGDATTQNVLESVTRLNRDTDINGILIQLPLPKRVDTERVIAAVNTEKDVDGFHPTSLGLLMSGRPRFAPCTPKGIMNLLAEYHITVAGARAVVAGRSIDVGRPMAALLTNADATVTICHSRTRDLPAELRQADILVSAVGKAHFITPEMVKPGAVVIDVGINQLNGKLVGDVDFEAVKEVASAITPVPGGVGPMTIATLMENTFAAAAMRMP